The proteins below come from a single Aspergillus oryzae RIB40 DNA, chromosome 5 genomic window:
- a CDS encoding TolB family protein (predicted protein), translating to MFQSSMSCSWSDRNTKWAGHGWETFMGLSSWEHTQELSIFAIRPDGTGFRKVIGKEGYALGSPSWSADGKCIVYYEMTRETTWDAHSSFDVNSANSSIVSVDFATGTDRVVEATPAQSATSSKAPRITTPLPAPLPGPQTANASSTKSWDANWTYRFTDVFPTINTAGRLAITQKQLGDSAVISLNATGTDNETVFDPVARGILSLSSVEQGTSGAFQSSWSSDGNWLTYGVGYWFAGRASNGGWIVCSKADGSEAMNLTTSAIPLSAGGNNTLNTGFPSFLPDGTKIVFRVWGADAEDGDTSQLGLRILHLDQVTANGTYPVTVLTNWWDTLPSFSPDGTKIVFTRRVSGSNYEVCTIAPDGSDLQVLTSSEANDAHAIMYSTGEYGFQSECALYDNTFQPYGQINIMDADGGNKRALTNSLWEDSMPAYVPGEFL from the exons ATGTTTCAGTCGTCTATGAGCTGTTCATGGTCCGACCGCAATACGAAATGGGCTGGTCACGGCTGGGAGACGTTCATGGGCCTCAGCAGTTGGGAGCACACCCAGGAACTCTCGATCTTCGCCATTCGACCAGATGGAACCGGCTTCCGCAAGGTCATTGGCAAAGAGGGCTACGCCCTTGGCTCCCCCAGCTGGTCCGCAGACGGCAAGTGCATTGTCTACTACGAGATGACGCGCGAAACAACCTGGGACGCGCACAGCTCCTTCGACGTCAACTCGGCCAACTCCTCCATTGTCTCCGTGGACTTCGCTACCGGCACCGACCGCGTTGTTGAG GCAACACCAGCTCAATCGGCTACCTCCTCAAAGGCACCACGTATTACAACACCACTGCCCGCTCCCCTGCCTGGTCCCCAGACGGCAAACGCGTCGTCTACGAAAAG CTGGGATGCCAACTGGACCTACCGCTTCACCGACGTCTTCCCAACCATCAACACCGCAGGCCGACTAGCCATCACCCAAAAACAGCTCGGCGACTCCGCCGTCATCTCCCTCAACGCTACCGGCACAGACAACGAAACCGTCTTCGACCCTGTAGCAAGGGGAATCCTCTCGCTCTCCTCCGTTGAACAGGGCACCTCCGGTGCCTTCCAGTCCTCCTGGTCCTCCGACGGAAACTGGCTCACTTACGGCGTCGGCTACTGGTTTGCCGGGCGCGCGTCCAACGGCGGGTGGATCGTGTGCTCCAAGGCCGACGGCAGCGAAGCAATGAACCTCACGACCAGCGCGATCCCACTCTCGGCAGGCGGCAACAATACCCTGAACACAGGCTTCCCCAGCTTCTTGCCCGATGGGACAAAGATTGTCTTCCGCGTTTGGGGCGCCGATGCAGAAGACGGCGATACATCACAGCTGGGTCTCCGCATTCTACACCTCGACCAGGTAACTGCCAACGGCACATACCCCGTCACCGTGTTGACGAATTGGTGGGATACGCTCCCGTCCTTCTCACCAGATGGGACAAAGATCGTGTTTACGCGACGCGTCAGTGGGAGCAACTACGAGGTCTGTACGATTGCGCCGGACGGCTCGGACCTGCAGGTGTTGACGAGTAGTGAAGCGAACGATGCGCATGC GATCATGTACTCGACGGGCGAGTATGGGTTTCAGTCGGAGTGTGCGCTGTACGATAATACATTCCAACCGTATGGCCAGATCAACATTATGGATGCGGATGGGGGGAATAAGCGGGCGTTGACAAATTCCTTGTGGGAGGATTCGATGCCGGCTTATGTTCCGGGGGAATTCCTTTAG
- a CDS encoding MDR family MFS transporter (predicted transporter (major facilitator superfamily)) yields the protein MSSALAHYLYPPSPPKRTFLQLLGRHILSSTIIIYTFESGQVEAAMTEIVSQGRLEPKVPDIQGSGSETNAEPDAEEERFILSRHAILIFLTLAVLTLMAALDGTSISVALPIIAQRLHGTAIEAFWSGTSFLLCSTVFQPSFASFSHIFGRRPLILVAILFFFTGTTLAGVSQNFTQMLVGRSLQGVGGGGITALTNVIVTDLVPLRERGKYYGILNAMWSLGSVMGPILGGGFAQNVTWRWVFYINFPFIGIGTILVILFLRLRPVPTTFIEKLRQIDYAGIILFTGSLSSFLIPLTWGGVSYDWDSWHTLVPLLIGVIGLVLFVLYEHYVTKVPVIPTSLFSNRTANITFLETVLQGLVLWCQLYYLPLYYEAVKGYSPIITGVALFPGTFTVAPFAILTGALVTYTGHYRWAIWLGWTLSTLGNGLLCYIKPSTTVPAWVFLTMVSGMGLGFLFPSLAYSVQASMDDDNLAMASALFSFFRTLGQAIGVAIGGVVFQNLMHKNLLKYAALASKADAYSQDAAELVQVIKYMPDDEVKANVQVAYTDSLRIGWAMCCGICGLGLFLSLWTKGYSVNRLLRTPQGLEARPVAEDDKQNVHS from the exons ATG AGTTCCGCACTTGCTCATTACTTGTATCCCCCCTCACCCCCTAAG CGGACTTTTCTACAACTACTTGGCAGACacatcctctcctccactaTTATCATATATACGTTTGAATCAGGTCAAGTGGAAGCCGCAATGACTGAGATAGTCTCCCAAGGAAGGCTTGAACCGAAAGTGCCAGATATACAGGGCAGCGGAAGTGAAACTAACGCTGAGCCGgacgcagaagaagagaggtTCATACTGAGCCGGCACGCAATACTTATATTCTTAACGTTAGCAGTCCTGACCCTGATGGCTGCACTTGATGGTACTTCCATCTCTGTCGCACTACCG ATCATTGCACAACGCTTGCACGGAACAGCCATCGAAGCATTTTGGAGCGGAacgtcttttcttctctgctcAACAG TATTTCAACCATCCTTTGCCTCATTTTCCCATATATTCGGCCGACGTCCCCTCATACTGGTTGcgatccttttcttttttaccgGGACTACACTGGCAGGTGTCTCACAAAACTTTACTCAGATGCTTGTGGGACGATCATTGCAGGGAGTCGGTGGGGGTGGAATCACTGCGTTAACCAACGTTATTGTCACTGATCTCGTGCCCCtgagagagagggggaaGTATTATGGTATCTTGAACGCTATGTGGAGTCTCGGTTCGGTGATGGGGCCCATACTCGGCGGTGGATTTGCGCAAAATGTTACGTGG CGTTGGGTTTTCTATATCAACTTTCCTTTCATCGGAATCGGCACAATCCTCGTCATTCTATTCCTCAGACTCAGACCAGTTCCGACAACCTTCATCGAAAAGCTCCGCCAAATCGATTATGCCGGGATCATCCTATTCACGGgaagcctttcttctttcctaATCCCCTTGACATGGGGAGGAGTATCCTATGACTGGGACTCGTGGCATACGCTAGTACCTCTACTTATTGGTGTTATAGGACTCGTTTTATTTGTACTCTACGAACATTACGTTACTAAGGTTCCCGTTATTCCTACGAGCTTGTTTAGTAACCGCACGGCCAATATCACATTCCTGGAAACCGTCCTCCAGGGTCTAGTCCTGTGGTGCCAGTTATACTATCTACCACTGTATTATGAAGCAGTGAAAGGGTATAGCCCAATTATCACGGGGGTGGCCTTGTTCCCCGGAACATTCACCGTGGCACCATTCGCAATCCTCACCGGAGCCTTGGTAACCTACACTGGCCACTACCGATGGGCAATCTGGCTGGGCTGGACCCTATCAACCTTGGGAAACGGTCTACTTTGCTACATTAAACCTAGCACGACCGTTCCGGCCTGGGTATTTCTGACAATGGTGTCCGGTATGGGACTGGGATTTCTATTTCCTTCACTGGCGTATTCAGTCCAAGCCTCGATGGACGATGATAACTTAGCCATGGCGTCGGCATTGTTTAGCTTTTTCCGTACCCTGGGACAAGCTATTGGCGTTGCGATTGGAGGTGTGGTCTTCCAGAACCTAATGCACAAGAACCTGCTCAAGTATGCCGCCCTGGCATCCAAGGCAGACGCATATAGTCAGGATGCTGCGGAGCTTGTTCAGGTCATCAAGTATATGCctgatgatgaggtcaagGCGAACGTGCAGGTGGCATATACCGATAGCTTGCGAATTGGATGGGCCATGTGTTGTGGAATCTGTGGGCTTGGGTTGTTTTTGAGCCTGTGGACTAAAGGATACAGCGTGAATCGGCTCCTACGGACCCCACAAGGACTTGAAGCTCGGCCCGTTGCAGAGGATGACAAGCAGAATGTACACTCCTGA